In the genome of Pontibacter actiniarum, the window GATGAGGTGGAGAACATTCACAGAGCACTATTACCGCCATCGGCAGCCTTACAGCCGCTACCGACAGGCGGTGCAGCAGTTTTATAACAAGGTAAAGTACGCCAACAAGCGTTCTTTCAGTGTCGTTGGCCCGTCGCAGCTGGATACCTCCACGCGATCTGCTTACGTAAAGTCAGCCCATGCCAGTACACAGCCGTAGCCGCCCAGGTATAAATTCCTCAGGAAAAATCTCTTCCCTAACATCAAAATATAGAAATCTTCGTATCAATCAGAAAACACGGCTGAAGAAGTAGTACAATATTTCTCCTGCCCGCCTGAACCCAATGTTTTATCCCTTTAACCCTTTACTATAGATGAAAGCAGTTATACTTGCCGGTGGTTACGGTACAAGAATAAGCGAAGAAAGTGGTGTGCGCCCAAAGCCAATGGTGGAAATCGGAGGCAAGCCTATCCTTTGGCACATCATGAAGATATACTCCCACTACAACATTAACGACTTTGTGATTTGCTGCGGCTACAAGGGCCACATCATCAAAGAATATTTTGCCAACTATTGCCTGTACAATTCTGATGTGACCTTCGATATGCGCAAAAACAGCATGGAGGTTCACAAAAACCACACAGAATCATGGAAAGTGACGCTGGTGGACACGGGCGAGGGCACCATGACTGGCGGCCGCCTGAAGCGCGTGCAGGACTATGTGGGCGATGATACCTTCTGCCTGACCTACGGCGACGGCGTAAGCGACGTGAACATAGCCGAGGCCATTGCCTACCACAAGGCACAGGGCACGAAAGCCACCTTGACAGCGGTGCAGCAGCCGGGCCGTTTCGGTGCGTTTACCCTGTCTTCGGAGGCAACCAAGGTGCCGCAGTTCAAGGAAAAGCCGACGGGCGGCGACATGCCCTGGATTAACGGCGGCTTCTTTGTGCTGGAGCCAAGCGTGTTCGACTACATCGAGGATGACAGCACGATCTGGGAGCGCGGCCCGCTGGAGTCGCTGGCCGAGGAAGGTGAGCTCTCTGCCTACCGCCACCGCGGATTCTGGCAGCCAATGGATACCCTGCGCGATAAGCATGTGCTGGAGGACCTGTGGCAGAGCGGCAAGGCGCCCTGGAACGTGTGGCACAAGATGCTGTCAGGCGCGGTGAACTAGCCTGTGCTTCCTGCAAACTGAACCCAAACCCTTTTCTTACTATATACACAACATCAAATGAAAATACTGATAACCGGAAATATGGGGTATGTTGGCCCGGGCGTGGTTGAGCGCCTGCGCGCTGCCTACCCCGAAGCCACCCTTGTAGGCTACGACATGGCCTATTTTGCCTCTTGCCTGACCAACGCTCCCGTGCTGCCTGAGAGCCAGCTGGATGTGCAGCTGTACGGTGATGTGCGCACCATGCCAGCCGAGGTGCTGGAGGGCGTGGATGCCGTGGTGCAACTGGCTGCCATCTCCAACGACCCGATGGGCAAGAAGTTTGAGGACGTGACCATGGAGGTAAACTATAAGTCGAGCGTGCGTATTGCCGAAATGGCTAAGGCTGCCGGTGTAAAGAACTTCGTGTTTGCCTCGAGCTGCAGCATGTATGGCGCTGCCTCCGAGCAGGCCAAAACAGAAGAGTCGGAACTGAACCCGCTCACCGCCTATGCCCGCTCCAAAGTAGCCACCGAGAAAGAGCTGCAGCCGCTGGCCGGCGACGGTTTTACGGTGACCTGCCTGCGCTTCGCCACTGCCTGCGGCATGAGCGACCGCCTGCGCCTGGACCTGGTACTCAACGACTTTGTGGCCGGAGCCGTGACGACAGGCAAGATCAGCATCCTGAGCGACGGCACCCCTTGGCGCCCGCTGATCCACGTAAAAGACATGGCGCGCGCTATTGAGTGGGCCGTTACAAGAGAAGCCTCCAACGGCGGCGAGTATCTGGCCGTGAACACCGGGTCCAACGAGTGGAACTACCAGGTGTATGAACTGGCTAACGCCGTGGCCGAGGTAATGCCGGGCGTGGATGTGTCGGTGAACCAGGACGCAGCCCCGGACAAGCGCTCCTACAAAGTAAACTTCGACCTGTTTAAGCAGCTGGCGCCAAACCACCAGCCGCAGTACTCGCTGATCCAGGCCATTGAGGAACTGCACGAAGGGCTGAAAGCCATGGATTTCAAAGACGGGGACTTCCGTAACTCGCAGCTGATGCGCCTGATGGTGCTCAACAGCCTGCAGGACACAGGTAAGATCAACGAGCAGCTGCAGTGGCAGCGAAACACATCCAGGGTATCCAACGCCGAACTAGAGACTGCCTAAGTATAACACAACATGATTTTTACAGAAACAAAGTTAAAAGGGGCCTTTATCATTGATGTAAAGCGCCTGGAGGACGAGCGCGGCTTCTTTGGCCGTTCCTTCTGCCAAAAGGAGTTTGAGGAGCATGGTTTGAGCAATGACGTAAGGCAAACCAACGTATCCTATAACAAGAAGAAAGGCACGCTGCGCGGCATGCACATGCAGCTGGCGCCCAACGAGGAGTCGAAGCTGGTGCGTTGCACACGTGGTGCCATTTACGATGTGATCATCGATATGCGCCCGGGCTCCGAAACTTACAAGCAGTGGATAGGGGTGGAGCTGACGGCTGATAACTACCGCATGCTGTTTGTGCCCGAGGGCTTTGCGCACGGCTTTATCACGCTGGAGGATAACACGGATGTGACATACCAGGTGACAGAGTTCTACACCCCCGGTGCCGAGCGCGGCATCCGCTGGAATGATCCGGCCTTCAACATTGAGTGGCCGATCGAGCCAGTCGTGATATCTGAAAAAGACCAGGCCCATCCGGACTTTGTGGATGAGCAGGAAAAATCTACAGGAAAGCTGTTGGTGTAAACCGGCAGCTTTCGCTTCTTCAAATCTAAAACTTATACTTCAAGATGATAATAGTTGATACCGCTCTGGCCAAGCGCCATGCCGAAGGTAACCCGATTCGTGTGGCCATGGTGGGAGCCGGGTTCATGGGCCGGGGCATCGCGCTGCAGATCAGTAAATATACAAAAGGGATGGAACTGGTGGCCATCTCCAACAGAACGCTCTCTAAAGCCAGGCAAGCCTACAACCAGGCCGAGATAGAGGAGGTGCAGGAGGTGAGTACGCTGGCCGAACTGGAGGAAAATATTCGCCAGGGTAAGTACAGCGTGACCGAAGACGCCATGCTGCTGTGCGAGGCCGAGGGAATAGACGCCGTGATTGAGGTTACCGGGGCTGTGGAGTTCGGCACCAACGTAGCCATGCGCGCCATCCAAAACGGAAAGCACATCATTATGATGAATGCCGAGGTGGACGGTACCGTGGGGCCAATGCTGAAAGTATATGCCGATAAAGCCGGTGTGGTGTTCACCAACGCCGACGGCGACCAGCCGGGCGTAACCATGAACCTGTACCGCTTTGTGAAGGGGCTCGGCGTGAAGCCGGTGCTGTGCGGCAACATCAAAGGCCTGCACGACCCCTACCGCAACCCGACCACCCAGGAGGGTTTTGCCAAGAAGTGGGGCCAGCAGCCGTCGATGGTGACTTCGTTTGCCGACGGCAGCAAGATCTCCTTTGAGCAGGCGATTATCGCCAACGGTACCGGTATGCGTGTGGCCAAGCGCGGCATGCACGGGCCAACCGTGGCCAGTGGCACATCGCTGAAAGACTGTGTGCACAACCTGTACCCGCTGGAAGACCTGACAGAAGGACCAGGGATAGTGGATTATGTGGTAGGGGCAGAGCCGGGACCGGGCGTGTTTGTACTGGGTACCCACGACAACCCGATACAGCAGCACTACCTGAACCTGTACAAGCTGGGCGAAGGGCCTCTGTACCTGTTCTACACGCCGTACCACCTGTGCCACTTCGAAGTGCCGGCTACTGTGGCGCGTGCCGTGCTGTTCCACGATGCGGCCCTGACGCCGGTGGGCGCGCCGCAGGTAGCAGTGGTATCAGCCGCTAAGATAGACCTGAAGGCTGGCGAAGTGCTGG includes:
- the rfbF gene encoding glucose-1-phosphate cytidylyltransferase — protein: MKAVILAGGYGTRISEESGVRPKPMVEIGGKPILWHIMKIYSHYNINDFVICCGYKGHIIKEYFANYCLYNSDVTFDMRKNSMEVHKNHTESWKVTLVDTGEGTMTGGRLKRVQDYVGDDTFCLTYGDGVSDVNIAEAIAYHKAQGTKATLTAVQQPGRFGAFTLSSEATKVPQFKEKPTGGDMPWINGGFFVLEPSVFDYIEDDSTIWERGPLESLAEEGELSAYRHRGFWQPMDTLRDKHVLEDLWQSGKAPWNVWHKMLSGAVN
- a CDS encoding NAD-dependent epimerase/dehydratase family protein, producing MKILITGNMGYVGPGVVERLRAAYPEATLVGYDMAYFASCLTNAPVLPESQLDVQLYGDVRTMPAEVLEGVDAVVQLAAISNDPMGKKFEDVTMEVNYKSSVRIAEMAKAAGVKNFVFASSCSMYGAASEQAKTEESELNPLTAYARSKVATEKELQPLAGDGFTVTCLRFATACGMSDRLRLDLVLNDFVAGAVTTGKISILSDGTPWRPLIHVKDMARAIEWAVTREASNGGEYLAVNTGSNEWNYQVYELANAVAEVMPGVDVSVNQDAAPDKRSYKVNFDLFKQLAPNHQPQYSLIQAIEELHEGLKAMDFKDGDFRNSQLMRLMVLNSLQDTGKINEQLQWQRNTSRVSNAELETA
- the rfbC gene encoding dTDP-4-dehydrorhamnose 3,5-epimerase; amino-acid sequence: MIFTETKLKGAFIIDVKRLEDERGFFGRSFCQKEFEEHGLSNDVRQTNVSYNKKKGTLRGMHMQLAPNEESKLVRCTRGAIYDVIIDMRPGSETYKQWIGVELTADNYRMLFVPEGFAHGFITLEDNTDVTYQVTEFYTPGAERGIRWNDPAFNIEWPIEPVVISEKDQAHPDFVDEQEKSTGKLLV
- a CDS encoding NAD(P)H-dependent oxidoreductase; the encoded protein is MIIVDTALAKRHAEGNPIRVAMVGAGFMGRGIALQISKYTKGMELVAISNRTLSKARQAYNQAEIEEVQEVSTLAELEENIRQGKYSVTEDAMLLCEAEGIDAVIEVTGAVEFGTNVAMRAIQNGKHIIMMNAEVDGTVGPMLKVYADKAGVVFTNADGDQPGVTMNLYRFVKGLGVKPVLCGNIKGLHDPYRNPTTQEGFAKKWGQQPSMVTSFADGSKISFEQAIIANGTGMRVAKRGMHGPTVASGTSLKDCVHNLYPLEDLTEGPGIVDYVVGAEPGPGVFVLGTHDNPIQQHYLNLYKLGEGPLYLFYTPYHLCHFEVPATVARAVLFHDAALTPVGAPQVAVVSAAKIDLKAGEVLDGIGHYMTYGLCENADTTAAERLLPIGVAEGCVLKRDIPKDQVITYDDVVLPEGRLVDRLLEQQAAYFAASDDAERERVLQGFSNATASVS